In the genome of Candidatus Reidiella endopervernicosa, one region contains:
- a CDS encoding methyl-accepting chemotaxis protein, with product MIEMLQFLFKPAIALMNRLRYPFKFALIGAVLMAPILVLSYLYISTLNDERLFLERELVGIEYVSAMRPLLEHIPRHRGMTNGFLNGNEAFRPKILEARQLIDGAFANLAAVDRKLGGELGVEKYPEYSPEKLISRWNDLKQRSFEGQAKPIFQEHTELIGGLIRHMEHISDLSNMTVDPKLDSYYSINLIVNAIPKLTEIMGQGRGFGSGVAAKGTFTPDSWARLSTLNGKIIDTTKAMSAAVDAVFKNNRTIEQQLGVQGRAAVADAESFIAVLRDKMLDSDKIEIDSSGVFKAGSSAIGTSFKLYDALLPELVALIESRVADNEMEIIIDLAVLVLVLVISNFLFAGVYYSTLNTIHTLEKMTGQLADGDLTARAHLQTRDETRVIGDGFDRMAESFSELVGQVKSATDQVSTAAETMTGVTDETHNGVIQQQQETEQVAAAMNEMNATVQEVARNAEAAADAASKANQEASNGKQVVSKTIDSINDLAAEVENVAGVIHGLKQDSENIGTVLDVIKGIAEQTNLLALNAAIEAARAGEQGRGFAVVADEVRTLASRTQTSAGEIEAMILKLQDAARNAVVTMEQGQARTQESVTQAAEAGTSLESITQSVAIINDMNTQIASASEQQSAVADEINRNVVSISEISEKTAAGAQQTNSNSSELSRLAAELQQVISKFQV from the coding sequence ATGATTGAGATGCTCCAGTTCCTGTTCAAGCCCGCAATCGCGCTGATGAACCGTCTGCGTTATCCCTTTAAGTTTGCGTTGATCGGTGCAGTGCTGATGGCACCGATTCTAGTGCTCAGCTATCTCTATATCTCAACGCTGAACGATGAGCGGCTCTTTCTCGAACGCGAGCTGGTCGGTATCGAATATGTCAGTGCAATGCGCCCACTGCTTGAACATATCCCACGACATCGCGGCATGACTAACGGCTTTCTCAACGGTAATGAGGCGTTTCGCCCAAAGATCCTTGAAGCACGACAGTTGATCGATGGCGCCTTTGCCAACCTTGCCGCTGTGGACAGAAAACTGGGCGGTGAGTTGGGCGTTGAGAAGTACCCTGAGTATTCGCCCGAGAAGTTGATCAGTCGTTGGAACGATCTGAAACAGCGCAGTTTTGAAGGCCAGGCGAAACCGATCTTTCAGGAGCATACCGAGCTGATTGGCGGCCTGATTCGGCATATGGAACACATCTCCGATCTGAGTAATATGACGGTCGATCCGAAGCTCGACAGCTACTACTCGATCAACCTGATAGTTAACGCGATACCGAAGCTGACCGAGATCATGGGGCAGGGGCGCGGATTCGGTTCAGGCGTGGCGGCTAAGGGCACCTTTACCCCAGACTCATGGGCGCGTCTTTCGACCCTGAATGGCAAGATCATCGATACGACCAAGGCAATGTCTGCGGCGGTCGATGCCGTGTTTAAAAACAATCGGACTATTGAACAGCAGCTGGGTGTCCAGGGACGCGCTGCGGTTGCCGATGCCGAGAGCTTTATTGCGGTGCTGAGAGACAAGATGCTCGACAGCGACAAGATCGAGATCGACTCGTCGGGTGTCTTCAAGGCCGGTAGCAGCGCGATCGGTACCAGCTTCAAGCTCTATGATGCACTGCTTCCGGAATTGGTTGCACTGATTGAGTCACGTGTTGCCGATAATGAGATGGAAATCATTATCGACCTGGCAGTGCTGGTACTGGTGCTGGTTATCTCCAATTTCCTCTTTGCCGGGGTCTACTACTCTACGCTCAATACTATCCATACCCTCGAGAAGATGACCGGACAGCTTGCCGATGGTGACCTGACTGCACGAGCTCACCTGCAGACCCGTGATGAGACACGTGTTATTGGCGATGGTTTTGATCGCATGGCAGAGAGTTTTAGTGAGCTGGTCGGTCAGGTAAAGAGCGCCACCGATCAGGTCTCAACGGCGGCCGAGACGATGACCGGTGTTACCGACGAGACCCACAACGGTGTCATCCAGCAGCAGCAGGAGACCGAGCAGGTTGCTGCTGCAATGAATGAGATGAACGCCACCGTTCAGGAGGTGGCGCGCAACGCCGAGGCAGCGGCCGATGCCGCCAGCAAGGCCAATCAAGAGGCGTCGAACGGCAAGCAGGTGGTGAGCAAGACCATCGACTCGATTAACGATCTTGCCGCCGAGGTGGAGAACGTTGCTGGTGTGATTCACGGACTGAAACAGGACAGTGAGAACATTGGTACGGTGCTCGATGTGATCAAGGGCATAGCCGAGCAGACCAACCTGCTGGCACTCAATGCGGCGATCGAGGCGGCGCGTGCCGGTGAACAGGGACGTGGGTTTGCGGTGGTTGCCGATGAGGTGCGCACCCTGGCGAGCCGTACCCAGACCTCGGCGGGTGAGATCGAGGCGATGATCCTTAAGCTGCAGGATGCGGCCCGCAATGCGGTGGTGACGATGGAGCAGGGGCAGGCGCGAACCCAGGAGAGTGTGACCCAGGCTGCTGAGGCGGGTACCTCGCTCGAATCGATCACTCAGTCGGTGGCGATTATCAACGACATGAACACCCAGATCGCCAGCGCCTCCGAGCAGCAGAGTGCAGTCGCTGACGAGATCAACCGCAATGTGGTCAGCATCAGCGAAATCTCTGAGAAGACCGCTGCGGGTGCCCAGCAGACCAACTCCAACAGCTCGGAGCTGTCGCGACTGGCTGCCGAGCTGCAACAGGTGATCTCCAAGTTTCAGGTCTGA
- a CDS encoding YcgL domain-containing protein, with amino-acid sequence MNTESTTLCVIYKSLKKPDAYIYTQEKDDFSHIPEELLKTLGQLEFVMELGLTPERKLAREDVNKVIHNLSVQGFHLQLPPPKPELM; translated from the coding sequence ATGAACACAGAATCGACCACCCTCTGCGTGATCTACAAGAGCCTGAAAAAGCCGGATGCCTACATCTACACCCAGGAGAAGGATGATTTTAGCCACATTCCCGAAGAGCTTCTCAAGACGCTCGGCCAACTGGAATTCGTTATGGAGCTGGGGCTGACCCCAGAGCGAAAACTGGCACGCGAGGATGTGAACAAGGTGATCCACAACCTCTCGGTGCAGGGTTTCCATCTGCAGTTACCACCACCAAAACCGGAGCTGATGTAA
- a CDS encoding ABC transporter permease, protein MLFRLAWRNIWRHTRRTWLTIAAIAFAATLLIFSITIQLGAYDAMIENTLRLYTGHVQLQREGYQDRPRLRTDITNATEIATRIRSETGWDSVAVRAMGFALIASEQRSFGAQVVGVESHHEVMVSTLPGLIKQGRYINAHGYEAVIGAALARNLKVQIGGELTLLGSARDGSVAATVLEVVGIFESGSQEFDRALLQIPLATFQEVFVMPDAAHAIVVRAPSDTETQAYKQQLQQFVGSDERLVALDWESIIPGLRQIIQADMMEGWFIYAVLILVVTFSILNTFLMAVLERTREFGILLSLGMTPLRLGSLVMLESLLLVVVGLLLGLLLGGSIALYYDLNGFSYPGMEEIGAEFNIPGEIYPQISLLALLLGPAGILIFTLLAALYPAMRIRKLQPVEAMNAV, encoded by the coding sequence ATGCTGTTTCGTCTCGCATGGCGCAACATCTGGCGTCACACACGACGTACCTGGTTGACGATTGCTGCGATCGCCTTTGCAGCGACGCTGCTGATCTTCAGTATCACCATTCAGCTCGGCGCCTACGATGCGATGATTGAAAACACCCTGCGTCTCTACACCGGACATGTGCAGCTACAACGCGAGGGTTATCAGGACAGACCGCGACTACGCACCGATATCACCAACGCCACAGAGATCGCTACGAGGATCCGAAGCGAAACGGGTTGGGATAGTGTGGCGGTGCGAGCGATGGGGTTTGCACTGATCGCCTCTGAGCAGCGCAGCTTTGGTGCGCAGGTGGTCGGTGTGGAGTCACACCATGAGGTGATGGTCTCGACGCTACCGGGCCTGATCAAGCAGGGACGTTATATCAATGCGCACGGTTACGAGGCGGTGATCGGCGCGGCACTGGCGAGAAACCTCAAGGTACAGATAGGGGGGGAGCTGACACTACTCGGTTCGGCGCGTGATGGTTCAGTTGCTGCCACGGTGTTAGAGGTGGTCGGTATCTTCGAGAGTGGTTCACAGGAGTTTGATCGCGCCCTGCTGCAGATCCCGCTGGCAACCTTTCAGGAAGTGTTTGTTATGCCGGATGCTGCACACGCCATCGTGGTGCGAGCACCGAGTGATACAGAGACTCAGGCATATAAACAGCAACTGCAGCAGTTTGTCGGAAGCGACGAGCGGCTGGTTGCGCTCGACTGGGAATCGATAATACCGGGCCTACGGCAGATCATTCAGGCCGATATGATGGAGGGGTGGTTCATCTATGCGGTGCTGATTCTGGTGGTTACCTTCAGCATTTTAAATACCTTCCTGATGGCGGTGCTGGAACGCACCCGCGAATTTGGCATTCTGCTCTCGTTGGGTATGACACCGCTACGTCTCGGTAGCCTGGTGATGCTCGAATCACTGCTGCTGGTGGTGGTGGGACTGCTGTTGGGCCTGCTGCTGGGTGGCTCGATTGCGCTCTACTACGATCTCAACGGCTTTAGCTATCCTGGCATGGAGGAGATCGGTGCCGAATTTAATATTCCTGGTGAGATCTATCCACAAATCTCACTACTGGCGCTACTGCTCGGTCCCGCCGGTATCTTGATATTTACCCTGCTTGCCGCGCTCTACCCAGCAATGCGTATACGCAAACTGCAACCGGTGGAGGCGATGAATGCGGTATAG
- a CDS encoding ATP-binding cassette domain-containing protein has product MVNDVTVSCRSLTKRYRQGDVEVHALDDLSLEIPQHDFACLSGPSGSGKSTLLNVIGGLDTPSSGEVYLSGQRLDTMSKGELADLRLNHR; this is encoded by the coding sequence ATGGTGAATGATGTAACGGTTAGTTGTCGGAGTCTGACCAAACGATATCGGCAGGGTGATGTCGAGGTGCATGCCCTCGACGATCTCTCGTTGGAGATACCGCAACACGATTTCGCCTGTCTCTCAGGGCCCTCTGGTTCTGGCAAGAGTACGCTGCTTAATGTTATCGGTGGACTCGATACGCCGAGCAGTGGGGAGGTCTACCTCAGCGGTCAGCGGCTCGATACCATGAGCAAGGGTGAGCTGGCCGATCTGCGCCTCAACCATCGCTGA
- a CDS encoding ABC transporter ATP-binding protein, producing MATPRLGFVFQAYNLIPVLNAQENVEFVMQLQGVEAAERGERARAMLDEVGLSGMEKRLPAELSGGQQQRVAVARAIVSEPTLVLADEPTANLDSHTAENLMQLLRHMNEEHGITFLFSTHDKLVMNYSKRLIALRDGQIESDQQNSSRA from the coding sequence ATAGCGACTCCCCGACTCGGTTTTGTATTCCAGGCCTACAATCTGATCCCCGTACTCAATGCGCAGGAGAACGTCGAGTTTGTCATGCAACTGCAGGGCGTGGAGGCGGCGGAGCGGGGTGAACGCGCCCGTGCCATGCTCGATGAGGTGGGGCTCTCCGGAATGGAGAAGCGCCTACCGGCGGAGCTCTCCGGTGGACAGCAGCAGCGGGTAGCAGTGGCGCGTGCCATCGTCTCCGAACCGACCCTGGTGCTGGCCGATGAGCCGACCGCCAACCTCGATTCACATACGGCAGAGAATCTGATGCAGCTGCTGCGCCATATGAATGAGGAGCACGGTATAACCTTTCTCTTCTCTACCCACGACAAACTGGTGATGAACTACTCGAAACGTCTTATCGCACTCCGCGACGGCCAGATCGAATCGGACCAGCAGAATAGCAGCCGGGCATGA
- a CDS encoding ABC transporter permease, producing the protein MTILRLAWRNIWRQHRRSLILITAITLGVFAMVALAALARGSMEAQLHAAINNLTGHIQLHHAAYRDDPVIEHGIAPPSGELLKLLDGPEVEQWSPRIALPAVISSERESAGITLVGIDPGKERELSFIGSGVREGRYLEGVEDRGLLLGRKLADRLETRLGKRVVVMSQGADGELADRGFRVVGIFDAEMQQSETAYLFVGLKTAQKMLRIDNQISEIALRSDSHEGLEPLLSQLRSVSPDLEALDWQELQPMMKLMAGMIDAILVIWFVVVFLAMSFGLVNTLLMAVFERTREIGLLQALGMRPGLILLQVLIESLLLLSIGLLLGNGLAGLYIVWVGDGIDLSAFAEGMEMIGYAPVLYPSVRISDVVTANLLVVVLGILASLYPAWHAARTVPIEAINRS; encoded by the coding sequence GTGACAATACTCAGGCTTGCGTGGCGCAACATCTGGCGCCAACACCGTCGTTCACTGATTCTGATCACCGCGATTACGCTCGGGGTTTTCGCGATGGTGGCGCTGGCAGCGCTGGCGCGCGGTTCGATGGAGGCACAGCTACATGCGGCGATCAATAATCTTACCGGCCATATCCAACTCCATCATGCGGCCTATCGCGACGATCCGGTTATTGAACACGGCATCGCTCCCCCCTCGGGCGAACTGCTCAAACTTCTGGATGGGCCCGAGGTTGAGCAGTGGAGTCCACGTATTGCACTACCGGCAGTAATCTCCAGTGAGCGAGAGTCGGCGGGCATCACTCTGGTGGGCATTGATCCAGGTAAGGAGCGTGAACTCTCATTTATCGGTAGCGGAGTGCGCGAGGGTCGCTATCTAGAGGGTGTGGAGGACCGTGGTCTGCTGCTTGGTCGTAAGTTGGCCGACCGACTGGAGACCCGACTCGGTAAACGAGTCGTGGTAATGAGTCAGGGGGCGGATGGTGAGCTTGCCGATCGTGGTTTCCGGGTAGTGGGCATCTTCGATGCGGAGATGCAGCAGAGCGAGACCGCCTATCTCTTTGTTGGTCTGAAGACAGCGCAGAAGATGCTGCGGATCGATAATCAGATCTCCGAGATTGCACTACGCAGTGACTCGCATGAGGGGCTGGAACCTTTGCTGTCACAGCTGCGCAGTGTATCGCCTGATCTTGAAGCGCTTGATTGGCAGGAGCTGCAGCCGATGATGAAGCTGATGGCGGGCATGATCGATGCCATTCTGGTGATCTGGTTTGTGGTGGTCTTTCTGGCGATGTCGTTTGGTTTGGTCAACACACTATTGATGGCGGTATTTGAGCGGACCCGTGAGATTGGTCTACTGCAGGCGCTCGGTATGCGTCCCGGTTTGATCCTGCTGCAGGTGCTGATCGAGTCGCTACTACTGCTTAGCATCGGTTTGCTGCTTGGTAACGGGCTGGCTGGACTCTATATCGTCTGGGTGGGCGATGGGATCGATCTCTCCGCCTTTGCCGAGGGGATGGAGATGATCGGTTATGCGCCGGTGCTCTACCCGTCGGTGCGGATCTCGGATGTAGTGACCGCCAACCTGCTGGTGGTGGTGCTTGGGATTCTTGCCAGCCTCTATCCCGCATGGCACGCGGCACGCACGGTGCCGATTGAAGCGATCAACAGGAGTTAA
- the msrP gene encoding protein-methionine-sulfoxide reductase catalytic subunit MsrP — MLIKRPARIKPSEITDEALYRDRRRFLELSSKSLLALGAAAVVGCDSNEAVAVSQAPPASAGALRSLGALKSSAFSTSEPSNSFDDISSYNNFYEFGTRKTDPANNSGSLRTDPWSIEIEGAVEKPGRIALEDLMKPHALEERIYRLRCVEAWSMVVPWVGIPLGDVLKRFKPTSNAKYVEFTTLYDPEQMPGQDIPVLDWPYVEGLRIDEAVHPLTILGVGLYGKVLPNQCGAPIRLVVPWKYGFKSIKSIVKIRLLEREPKTSWNVAGPREYGFYANVNPDVDHPRWSQNRERRIGSLLKQKTLPFNGYADDVASLYRGMDLRKFF; from the coding sequence ATGCTGATAAAACGACCCGCCAGGATCAAACCCTCGGAGATCACCGATGAGGCGCTCTATCGGGATCGGCGTCGATTCCTCGAGCTCTCCTCAAAGAGTCTGCTCGCACTGGGGGCGGCAGCGGTGGTCGGTTGTGATAGCAATGAGGCGGTGGCCGTCAGTCAGGCTCCACCCGCGAGTGCCGGCGCATTACGATCGTTGGGTGCGCTGAAAAGCAGCGCCTTCTCAACCAGCGAACCTTCAAACAGCTTTGATGACATCTCCTCCTACAACAACTTCTACGAGTTCGGTACCAGAAAAACCGATCCTGCAAACAACTCAGGGAGTCTGCGCACCGATCCCTGGTCGATAGAGATTGAGGGTGCCGTGGAGAAGCCGGGGCGCATTGCGCTGGAGGATCTGATGAAACCTCATGCCCTGGAGGAGCGTATCTATCGCCTGCGTTGTGTCGAGGCGTGGTCGATGGTGGTGCCGTGGGTCGGTATCCCGTTGGGCGATGTGCTCAAACGCTTCAAGCCGACCTCTAATGCCAAGTACGTCGAGTTCACCACCCTGTACGATCCAGAGCAGATGCCGGGGCAGGATATCCCGGTGCTTGACTGGCCCTATGTGGAGGGGCTGCGTATCGATGAGGCGGTCCATCCGCTGACCATCCTCGGTGTCGGGCTCTACGGCAAGGTGCTGCCGAATCAGTGTGGTGCACCGATTCGTCTGGTGGTGCCGTGGAAGTACGGTTTCAAAAGCATCAAGTCGATCGTCAAGATTCGTCTGCTTGAGAGAGAGCCAAAAACCAGCTGGAATGTGGCTGGTCCGCGCGAATACGGCTTCTACGCAAACGTGAATCCGGATGTGGATCATCCACGCTGGAGTCAGAATCGTGAGCGACGCATCGGTAGTCTACTCAAACAGAAGACCCTGCCCTTCAATGGTTACGCCGATGATGTCGCCTCGCTCTATCGAGGTATGGATCTGCGTAAGTTCTTTTAG